The following coding sequences are from one Candidatus Abyssobacteria bacterium SURF_5 window:
- a CDS encoding TetR/AcrR family transcriptional regulator → MTGRVRILQERQARMDLILNAAERLFVEKGYADTSINDIAEAADFSRTSIYQYFSSKEQIYVNILMRYTDLLTERVAEAVTKSSHTIGKIRTFLEELRLMIKLKPNFFELYFIQRHQVEPRLSPELRARLNAKRRELENVFRDFYREGAERAEVRNLRAKDASNLFFAQIMGMMLLHEYYGGEFDVTLDEHLDKSLEMYFEYVKNTNSQ, encoded by the coding sequence ATGACCGGACGAGTCAGAATCTTACAAGAACGGCAAGCGAGGATGGATTTGATCCTGAATGCTGCCGAGCGATTGTTCGTGGAGAAGGGGTATGCTGATACCTCCATCAATGATATTGCGGAGGCGGCCGATTTCAGCCGCACCTCCATCTATCAATATTTCAGCAGCAAAGAGCAGATTTATGTTAACATCCTGATGCGCTACACCGACCTTTTGACCGAGCGAGTTGCGGAGGCTGTCACCAAATCCAGCCACACCATAGGCAAGATACGTACATTTCTTGAAGAACTGCGGTTGATGATCAAGTTGAAGCCGAACTTCTTCGAGCTGTACTTCATTCAACGCCATCAGGTGGAGCCCCGCCTATCGCCGGAGTTGAGGGCGCGGCTCAACGCAAAACGGCGCGAGTTGGAAAATGTATTCCGCGATTTTTACCGTGAGGGCGCCGAGCGAGCGGAGGTTCGGAACTTGCGGGCGAAGGATGCATCCAACCTGTTTTTCGCGCAGATCATGGGTATGATGCTTTTGCACGAGTACTATGGCGGAGAGTTTGATGTCACGCTCGACGAGCATTTGGATAAATCTCTGGAAATGTATTTCGAGTACGTAAAGAATACGAATTCCCAATGA
- a CDS encoding glycyl-radical enzyme activating protein, which yields MKTGLIFNIQKFSLHDGKGIRTLVFFKGCPLSCRWCSNPEGQSYGPELAYKRAKCIGAAECGLCMRACKNEAIRADEEGKARIDRVLCDNCGECVEACPSKALELMGKRMSADEIIRVVEQDSAFYARSGGGLTFSGGEPVSHAAFAIELLEKARSRGLDTALETSGYCPWRDIEAVCRHVDQVFFDIKSMDGDKHWTWTRTSNELILENFQRFVRTFPHVHLIVRTPVVPGFNDTVEDIVKIRRFLKQIAPSAEHELLAYHRFGEPKYQQLGKAYELEGVEPPSAETMTLLRQSTA from the coding sequence ATGAAAACGGGGCTCATCTTTAATATTCAGAAGTTTTCCTTACACGACGGGAAAGGTATTCGCACCCTTGTTTTCTTCAAGGGCTGTCCCCTATCCTGCAGGTGGTGCTCAAATCCGGAGGGACAGTCTTACGGGCCGGAGCTTGCGTACAAGAGAGCGAAATGCATTGGCGCCGCGGAATGCGGCCTGTGCATGCGCGCATGCAAGAATGAGGCAATCCGGGCGGATGAGGAGGGCAAGGCCCGGATCGATCGCGTATTGTGTGACAACTGCGGCGAATGCGTTGAGGCATGTCCGTCGAAGGCATTGGAATTGATGGGCAAGCGCATGAGCGCGGATGAAATCATCCGTGTTGTCGAGCAGGACAGCGCCTTTTATGCGAGGTCGGGCGGCGGCCTCACCTTCAGCGGTGGCGAGCCGGTTTCACATGCTGCGTTCGCGATCGAGTTGCTGGAGAAAGCACGCAGCCGGGGATTAGATACCGCCCTTGAGACATCCGGTTACTGCCCATGGAGGGATATTGAGGCCGTTTGTCGGCACGTCGACCAGGTTTTTTTCGACATCAAGTCGATGGACGGCGACAAACATTGGACGTGGACGCGGACCAGCAACGAGCTGATCCTCGAAAATTTCCAGAGATTTGTGCGAACGTTCCCGCACGTACACCTGATCGTGCGAACGCCTGTCGTTCCCGGCTTCAACGACACGGTAGAAGATATCGTCAAGATTCGCCGATTCCTCAAGCAAATTGCCCCTTCAGCCGAACACGAACTGCTGGCATATCACAGATTCGGCGAGCCGAAGTATCAGCAACTCGGGAAAGCGTACGAGCTTGAAGGTGTGGAGCCGCCGTCAGCGGAAACGATGACACTGCTTCGGCAAAGCACCGCCTGA
- a CDS encoding V-type ATP synthase subunit A — protein MKQTAKGTIIKVSGPLVIAEGMSNAKMYDVVHVSEKNLVGEIIELRGDRASIQVYEDTQGLGPGEPVETTGQALSVELGPGMIESIYDGIQRPLDKIMSLAGSLITRGISVPGLDRDKKWDFKAAVTVGQTVSAGDIIGTVQETTLVEHRIMVPPGLKGEVSAIESGQFTITDVVAELKVNGKTHQLTMMQRWPVRSPRPYKEKLMPNIPLITGQRVIDAFFPIGKGGTACVPGPFGAGKTVVQHQLAKWADAEIVIFVGCGERGNEMTDVLLEFPELKDPRSGEPLMKRTVLVANTSNMPVAAREASMYTGITMAEYFRDMGYSVAIMADSTSRWAEALREMSGRLEEMPGEEGYPAYLPTRIAEYYERAGRVVCLGSNARHGAISAIGAVSPPGGDLSDPVVQATLKVVKVFWSLEDKLAYERHFPAINWLTSYSLYHENMRGFFEKEVAQDWTNLRLDSMSLLQKESDLKEIARLVGVDALSPSDRLVLETARSIREDFLHQNAFHEIDSYASFSKQYKMLKNIIRFHHAADEAIEQGAAIEEIAGLPVKEEIGRMRYTTETELARLDELGGRIGEQIQSLTKRTEQEG, from the coding sequence ATGAAGCAAACAGCCAAGGGAACAATCATTAAGGTTTCCGGTCCGCTCGTGATCGCCGAGGGAATGTCCAACGCGAAGATGTACGACGTCGTGCACGTGAGCGAGAAGAATCTGGTCGGCGAAATCATCGAACTCCGCGGAGACAGGGCTTCTATTCAGGTTTATGAGGATACGCAGGGGCTCGGGCCGGGCGAACCCGTCGAAACGACCGGACAGGCGTTGAGCGTCGAGCTCGGGCCGGGAATGATCGAGTCGATTTACGACGGCATTCAGCGTCCACTCGACAAGATCATGTCCCTGGCCGGTAGCCTGATCACGCGCGGGATCTCCGTGCCGGGACTCGACCGCGACAAGAAATGGGATTTCAAGGCAGCCGTCACGGTAGGACAAACGGTGTCGGCCGGCGACATCATCGGCACGGTTCAGGAAACCACCTTGGTCGAGCACCGAATCATGGTCCCGCCAGGCCTGAAAGGCGAGGTTTCGGCTATCGAAAGCGGACAGTTCACCATCACCGATGTGGTGGCCGAGCTGAAGGTTAATGGAAAGACCCATCAACTGACGATGATGCAGCGTTGGCCGGTCCGTTCGCCGCGGCCATACAAGGAAAAGTTGATGCCGAATATCCCGCTGATCACGGGGCAGCGCGTCATCGATGCCTTCTTCCCTATCGGCAAAGGAGGCACCGCGTGCGTGCCCGGCCCGTTCGGCGCCGGCAAGACGGTCGTGCAACACCAGCTTGCGAAGTGGGCCGATGCCGAGATCGTCATTTTCGTCGGATGCGGCGAGCGCGGCAACGAGATGACCGACGTGCTTCTGGAGTTCCCGGAGCTGAAGGATCCGCGCTCGGGCGAGCCGCTGATGAAGCGGACGGTGCTGGTGGCGAATACTTCGAACATGCCGGTGGCCGCGCGCGAGGCATCGATGTATACCGGCATCACGATGGCGGAATACTTCCGCGACATGGGGTACAGCGTTGCGATCATGGCGGATTCGACTTCCCGCTGGGCCGAAGCGCTGCGGGAAATGTCCGGCCGCCTCGAAGAGATGCCCGGCGAGGAAGGCTATCCCGCTTACCTGCCGACCCGGATAGCGGAATATTATGAGCGAGCCGGCCGCGTCGTCTGCCTTGGCTCCAACGCTCGCCATGGGGCCATCAGCGCCATCGGCGCCGTCTCCCCGCCGGGCGGAGACCTCTCCGATCCGGTCGTGCAGGCTACTTTGAAAGTGGTGAAGGTGTTCTGGAGTCTCGAAGACAAGCTCGCGTACGAGCGCCATTTTCCGGCAATTAATTGGCTCACCAGTTATTCTCTCTATCATGAGAATATGCGCGGGTTCTTCGAAAAGGAGGTTGCGCAGGACTGGACGAATCTGCGATTGGATTCGATGTCGCTCCTGCAGAAGGAATCGGATCTGAAGGAGATCGCGAGACTCGTGGGCGTGGATGCTCTCTCGCCGTCCGACCGCCTTGTGCTCGAGACGGCACGCTCGATCCGTGAAGATTTCCTCCACCAGAATGCATTCCACGAGATTGACAGTTATGCGTCGTTTTCGAAACAATATAAAATGCTGAAGAACATAATCCGGTTCCACCATGCGGCCGACGAGGCCATCGAGCAGGGAGCCGCCATCGAAGAGATCGCCGGTTTGCCGGTGAAGGAAGAAATCGGCCGCATGCGTTATACGACCGAGACCGAACTCGCCAGACTCGACGAACTCGGCGGCAGGATTGGAGAGCAGATACAATCTTTGACGAAACGAACCGAGCAAGAGGGATAA
- a CDS encoding V-type ATP synthase subunit B: MVIEYRTIREIVGPLVLVGETTGVKYDELVELEMPGGEIRRGKTLEVAGDTALVQLFEGASGINIHDSKVRFLGRGLELGLSPDLLGRVFDGMGRPIDDGPAIIPERRVNINGNPINPYARAYPSEFIQTGISAIDGLNTLVRGQKLPIFSGFGLPHAELAAQIARQATVRGTEEHFAVVFGAMGITFEESDYFISDFKRTGAIDRAVLFVNLADDPAIERISTPRMALTAAEYLAFDLKMHVLVILTDMTNYCEALREISAARKEVPGRRGYPGYLYTDLSTIYERAGRLKQSTGSITQIPVISMPEDDKTHPIPDLTGYITEGQIILDRVLHRRGIYPPINVLPSLSRLRDKGIGRGKTREDHADVSNQLFAAYARGKEVQELAVILGEAALTPEDKAFFKFADVFEDEFVRQGGDENRTIEETIAIGWNLLTLLPKSELKRIRQEYIDKYYPQKVEAQ, translated from the coding sequence ATGGTAATAGAGTACCGAACGATACGCGAAATTGTTGGCCCGCTGGTTCTGGTGGGCGAGACCACGGGCGTGAAATATGACGAGTTGGTGGAGCTCGAAATGCCCGGCGGTGAGATCCGTCGCGGGAAAACGCTTGAAGTGGCCGGCGATACCGCGCTTGTTCAACTGTTCGAGGGCGCGAGCGGCATCAACATCCACGACTCGAAGGTACGTTTCCTGGGGCGTGGACTGGAACTTGGACTCTCCCCCGACTTGCTCGGGCGCGTGTTCGACGGAATGGGCAGGCCGATCGACGACGGCCCGGCGATCATCCCCGAAAGACGTGTCAACATCAACGGGAATCCAATCAATCCGTATGCGCGCGCATATCCATCGGAATTCATCCAGACCGGCATCTCGGCCATCGATGGCCTCAACACGCTGGTGCGCGGGCAAAAGCTGCCGATTTTCTCCGGTTTCGGACTTCCCCATGCCGAGCTGGCGGCGCAGATCGCACGCCAGGCGACCGTGCGAGGAACCGAGGAGCACTTCGCAGTCGTGTTCGGCGCGATGGGAATCACCTTCGAGGAATCCGACTACTTCATCTCCGACTTCAAGCGCACGGGCGCCATCGATCGCGCGGTCCTGTTCGTCAATCTTGCCGACGACCCGGCCATCGAGCGCATCTCGACGCCGCGAATGGCTTTGACGGCGGCCGAGTATCTCGCGTTCGACCTGAAAATGCACGTGCTCGTAATCCTTACGGATATGACCAACTACTGCGAAGCTCTGCGCGAGATATCCGCGGCGCGCAAGGAGGTGCCCGGCCGGCGCGGCTATCCCGGCTACCTGTACACCGACTTATCCACCATATACGAGCGGGCAGGCCGCCTCAAACAGAGTACCGGCTCGATCACGCAGATACCGGTCATTTCGATGCCGGAAGACGATAAGACGCACCCGATCCCGGACCTGACCGGCTACATAACCGAAGGGCAGATCATCCTCGATCGCGTCCTGCATCGAAGGGGCATCTATCCGCCAATCAATGTGCTGCCCTCTCTCTCGCGCCTGCGCGACAAGGGCATCGGCAGAGGCAAGACGCGCGAAGATCATGCTGACGTTTCGAATCAGCTCTTCGCCGCATACGCGCGCGGAAAAGAAGTGCAGGAACTTGCGGTAATCCTTGGCGAGGCCGCTCTCACGCCGGAAGACAAGGCATTCTTCAAGTTCGCCGATGTGTTCGAGGATGAATTCGTCAGGCAGGGCGGCGACGAGAACAGGACCATCGAGGAAACCATCGCCATCGGCTGGAACCTGCTTACGCTGCTGCCGAAGAGCGAACTCAAAAGAATTCGACAGGAATACATCGACAAGTACTACCCGCAAAAGGTCGAGGCTCAATGA
- a CDS encoding glycyl radical protein → MARGAEILSPQEERIQSGQKIGLVNVEAQKKRFRIHKMLEGFRDKPIRMNLERARLLTESFSQTEGQPTILRWGKAMAHILNNMPIHIEEHDLIVGAAGPPGRYAVFFPELEERFFAQEAQPSQPGDSLMITEDDVRIINEELKPYWEKKHYHSAYINALPEETRRIVELYCIITATATARSCLAWNHDYEKALTRGIRGVKQEAELRLSSLDPVDPKNLVEKIPFLQAVIMTCDAIVNFAHRYAKLAREMAKAEKNKIRKSELLEIAEVCEWVPENPARTFREAVQSQWLIQTVSRLEQRIGGTVGNGRIDQYLYPYYEKDIEEGRLTKDQAMELLECLWLGMARNVEIYATPGTFSYTDGYAHWEATTLGGVNTDGKDATNELSYLMLQSKREFPLNYPDLAVRIHSRTPEPFLHAVAETIKEGTGFPKLFFDEEIIPLFLAKGAPVDEANDYCIAGCTETKMLNRDGVTTGCAWVNVGAIIEMTLNDGRVKLFGDQRYGVSTGDARSFSSYDELWHAFSRQAEHIMKHTFAQQYVADKLKGQFIAAPMSSMLHDLCMKECIDMHSGPIPGALYLGFIDTLGFATAMDSLAAIKKLVFDDKKLTMAELLDAVDTNFEGKEAIRQMCLNAPKYGNNDPYVDSIGHDIEEMFINLTRSHKTAFGGELDIRYVTITAHVPFGAVLGATPDGRKAGEPISEGVSPAQGSDRNGPTASLVSIANTRCAAYKERAARLLNMKISPSAVAGSEGTRKLMSIIRTACDLKLWHLQFNIINRKTLLAAQKNPEKYRDLLVRVAGYSAYFVDLTPQLQNEIITRTEHTF, encoded by the coding sequence ATGGCACGAGGAGCGGAGATTTTATCACCCCAGGAAGAAAGGATACAAAGCGGTCAGAAGATCGGGCTGGTGAACGTTGAGGCCCAGAAGAAGCGGTTTCGGATTCACAAGATGCTCGAGGGCTTTCGCGACAAGCCGATCCGCATGAATCTGGAGCGGGCGCGCCTGTTGACCGAATCGTTCAGCCAGACCGAGGGTCAGCCGACCATTCTGAGGTGGGGCAAGGCGATGGCCCACATTCTGAACAACATGCCGATCCACATCGAGGAGCATGATCTGATTGTCGGCGCCGCCGGTCCGCCCGGCCGATATGCCGTCTTTTTCCCGGAACTCGAAGAGCGTTTCTTTGCGCAGGAGGCTCAGCCGAGTCAGCCGGGCGACTCGCTGATGATCACGGAAGACGACGTGCGGATCATCAACGAAGAGCTCAAGCCGTACTGGGAGAAGAAGCATTATCATTCCGCATACATCAATGCGCTCCCGGAAGAGACGAGGCGAATCGTGGAGTTGTACTGCATCATCACGGCGACGGCGACCGCCCGCTCCTGTCTGGCATGGAATCACGATTACGAGAAAGCGCTCACGCGCGGGATCAGGGGGGTCAAGCAGGAGGCCGAGTTGCGGCTTTCTTCACTCGATCCGGTCGATCCGAAAAACTTGGTCGAGAAGATCCCGTTTTTGCAGGCGGTCATCATGACGTGCGACGCCATCGTCAATTTCGCTCATCGTTATGCGAAGCTGGCCCGCGAGATGGCGAAGGCGGAAAAGAACAAAATCAGGAAATCGGAACTTTTGGAAATTGCCGAGGTGTGCGAATGGGTTCCGGAGAATCCGGCACGCACATTTCGCGAGGCGGTGCAATCGCAGTGGCTGATCCAGACGGTTTCGCGGCTGGAGCAGCGTATCGGCGGAACGGTCGGCAATGGCCGCATCGACCAGTACCTGTATCCCTACTACGAGAAGGACATCGAGGAGGGCCGTCTGACGAAGGATCAGGCGATGGAACTTCTCGAGTGCCTGTGGCTCGGAATGGCGCGCAATGTGGAAATTTATGCCACCCCGGGCACATTCTCGTATACCGACGGCTATGCTCACTGGGAGGCAACGACACTCGGCGGCGTGAACACGGACGGCAAAGACGCTACCAACGAGCTGTCGTATCTCATGCTGCAATCCAAGCGCGAATTCCCGCTGAATTATCCCGATCTTGCCGTACGAATTCATTCGCGGACGCCGGAGCCGTTCCTGCACGCGGTCGCCGAGACCATCAAAGAGGGCACAGGATTTCCAAAGCTGTTCTTCGACGAGGAAATCATCCCTCTCTTTCTGGCGAAGGGAGCACCCGTCGATGAGGCGAACGATTATTGTATCGCCGGCTGCACGGAGACGAAGATGCTGAACCGCGATGGGGTCACCACGGGCTGTGCCTGGGTCAATGTCGGCGCCATCATCGAGATGACGCTGAACGACGGCAGAGTCAAGTTGTTCGGAGACCAGCGATACGGCGTTTCAACCGGGGACGCGCGTTCTTTTTCGTCTTACGACGAACTGTGGCATGCATTCAGCCGGCAGGCGGAACATATCATGAAGCACACGTTCGCCCAACAATACGTGGCCGACAAGCTGAAGGGCCAGTTCATAGCCGCGCCAATGTCATCGATGCTTCACGATCTGTGCATGAAGGAATGCATCGATATGCACTCGGGGCCGATCCCGGGCGCACTGTATCTCGGCTTCATTGATACGCTCGGATTTGCAACGGCGATGGATTCGTTGGCGGCAATCAAGAAACTGGTGTTCGACGACAAAAAGCTGACCATGGCGGAATTGTTGGATGCGGTCGACACGAATTTCGAGGGTAAAGAAGCAATTCGGCAGATGTGCCTGAACGCGCCCAAATACGGCAATAACGATCCCTACGTCGACTCAATCGGGCACGACATCGAGGAGATGTTCATCAACCTTACTCGCAGCCACAAGACGGCTTTTGGCGGCGAATTGGATATCCGGTACGTCACGATCACGGCGCATGTTCCTTTCGGAGCGGTTCTCGGCGCAACACCCGACGGGCGCAAAGCCGGCGAGCCGATATCCGAAGGCGTGAGTCCGGCGCAGGGGTCGGACCGGAACGGTCCGACGGCGAGCCTGGTCTCGATCGCCAACACCAGATGCGCGGCATATAAAGAGCGCGCCGCGCGTTTGCTGAACATGAAGATCAGCCCGTCGGCGGTTGCGGGATCGGAAGGCACGAGGAAGCTGATGTCGATCATCAGGACCGCATGCGATCTCAAGTTGTGGCACCTGCAATTCAACATTATCAACAGAAAGACATTGCTTGCCGCACAGAAGAATCCCGAGAAGTACCGCGACCTGCTCGTTCGAGTTGCCGGCTACAGCGCCTACTTTGTGGACCTCACTCCGCAGCTTCAGAATGAGATAATCACGAGGACCGAACACACGTTCTAG
- a CDS encoding NAD(P)-dependent oxidoreductase has translation MKKRGSILFALITGACGLLGRRLAEELIARGHNVRVIDLNDFAGVGRAGFIGRDAQPTGESGVEFMRGDVRNAQTARAACKGVDVVFHLAALLPQSKASAENMYSINVRGTETMLMASVAESVRRFIYSSSVEVYGVPDRVPVTEDAPKKLLGPYSRTKLDCEEMCARHSADFGIETVALRMPMILGPGYYHERFFTKMFDDLGRGRTVRIIGDGSNRYQAVASSDVVEACLLAAEEPAAAGEVFNICSDPDRVLPVRDTIFRLVERTGSRSKVSHVNKMLARAAIKLTSAIGRPLLLDEYHEVAFADYVFDITKARQLIGYSPQKDDVQAMVETVLWYWETNGIAHSPALLTE, from the coding sequence GTGAAGAAGAGGGGTTCGATTTTGTTCGCCTTGATTACCGGAGCATGCGGGCTGCTCGGCCGACGCCTCGCGGAGGAACTGATCGCCCGGGGTCACAACGTGCGGGTGATCGACCTGAACGATTTTGCAGGCGTAGGGCGAGCTGGTTTCATCGGCAGGGATGCCCAGCCGACTGGCGAATCTGGAGTAGAATTCATGAGGGGTGACGTACGCAATGCCCAGACCGCTCGCGCGGCCTGCAAAGGAGTGGATGTAGTGTTCCATCTCGCCGCGCTGCTGCCCCAATCGAAGGCTTCTGCGGAAAACATGTATTCGATCAACGTGCGCGGCACTGAGACAATGCTGATGGCTTCGGTTGCAGAGTCTGTTCGGCGGTTCATATATTCTTCCTCGGTTGAAGTCTACGGAGTTCCCGACCGGGTGCCGGTAACCGAAGATGCCCCGAAGAAGCTGCTGGGTCCATACAGCCGCACAAAACTGGACTGCGAAGAAATGTGCGCTCGTCATTCGGCCGATTTCGGCATCGAAACAGTCGCGCTGCGCATGCCGATGATTTTGGGTCCCGGCTATTATCACGAGAGGTTCTTTACGAAGATGTTTGATGACCTCGGCCGCGGGCGCACGGTGCGCATCATCGGCGATGGCTCAAACCGGTACCAGGCGGTAGCCTCCTCGGACGTAGTGGAAGCATGCCTTTTGGCGGCGGAGGAGCCGGCGGCGGCGGGTGAGGTTTTCAATATCTGCTCGGATCCCGACCGAGTGCTCCCCGTGCGCGATACGATCTTTCGGCTGGTCGAGCGAACCGGCTCGCGATCCAAGGTGAGCCACGTCAATAAGATGTTGGCCCGAGCCGCAATCAAGCTGACCTCGGCCATCGGCCGGCCGTTGCTGCTGGATGAATATCACGAGGTTGCCTTTGCCGATTACGTTTTCGACATCACGAAAGCCCGCCAATTAATCGGTTATTCTCCGCAGAAGGACGATGTCCAGGCAATGGTAGAGACCGTCTTGTGGTACTGGGAAACAAATGGCATAGCTCACTCCCCGGCCCTTCTAACGGAATAG
- a CDS encoding V-type ATP synthase subunit K has product MDLTGLTIAFIGAAFAFLMAALGSAVGTGIVGQAGSGVVSEDPAKFVNMLILQALPGTQGFYGFVALMFVINVVLGGENLPTAAQGWQIVLACAPIGIVGFISAIFQGRVCVAGTSQLAKQPGTLAPALVFAIVVETYAVLALVSTLILLLRVQQGLQVS; this is encoded by the coding sequence GTGGACCTCACAGGATTAACCATTGCTTTTATCGGCGCCGCATTCGCGTTCCTGATGGCGGCGCTTGGATCCGCTGTCGGAACCGGCATTGTGGGCCAGGCCGGCTCGGGAGTGGTCAGCGAAGACCCGGCCAAATTCGTCAACATGCTGATCTTGCAGGCGCTGCCCGGTACGCAGGGATTCTACGGATTCGTTGCGTTGATGTTCGTGATCAATGTCGTTCTCGGTGGGGAGAATCTTCCCACGGCCGCGCAGGGCTGGCAGATAGTGCTCGCCTGTGCGCCTATCGGGATTGTTGGATTCATCTCGGCCATCTTCCAAGGGCGCGTATGTGTGGCCGGAACAAGCCAACTTGCAAAACAACCGGGCACGTTGGCGCCGGCCCTCGTGTTCGCGATTGTTGTCGAAACATACGCGGTGCTCGCCCTCGTTTCGACGCTGATTCTCCTGCTCAGGGTCCAGCAAGGTCTGCAAGTTTCATGA
- a CDS encoding V-type ATP synthase subunit D, with protein sequence MILRVNPNRMELLKLRRRLQLARRGHKLLKDKQEELMRRFMVLVGDARKQREQVEEELQRAMRSFFHARLEVLQPEMEEALRFTQNEITLKSRIEPIMNLRVPHFQVESRGECGYSFLDITGDLDRSLTSLEALLPRMIGMAQTEKHVSMLADELERTRRRVNALEHILIPSLQETIKYISNKLSELERGNITRLMKVKDIVRKH encoded by the coding sequence ATGATTCTCAGGGTCAACCCCAACCGCATGGAACTGCTCAAGCTGCGACGCAGGCTCCAGCTTGCCCGGCGCGGCCATAAGCTGCTCAAGGATAAGCAGGAAGAACTGATGCGCCGGTTCATGGTGCTGGTTGGAGACGCCCGCAAGCAGCGCGAACAAGTCGAGGAAGAACTCCAGAGAGCGATGCGTTCTTTCTTTCACGCCCGGCTCGAAGTCCTGCAGCCTGAGATGGAGGAAGCGCTCAGATTCACCCAAAATGAAATCACGCTCAAGAGCAGGATTGAGCCAATCATGAACCTGCGCGTGCCTCATTTTCAAGTCGAATCGCGAGGAGAATGTGGATACAGCTTTCTTGACATCACCGGCGACCTCGACAGATCGCTGACATCGCTCGAAGCTCTGCTGCCGCGCATGATCGGAATGGCGCAGACCGAAAAACACGTATCCATGCTCGCTGACGAACTTGAACGCACGCGCCGCCGCGTGAATGCGCTCGAACATATCCTCATCCCCTCTCTCCAGGAGACCATCAAGTACATCAGCAACAAGCTGAGCGAGCTCGAGCGCGGCAACATCACCCGCCTCATGAAAGTCAAAGATATCGTCCGGAAGCACTAA